One genomic segment of Streptomyces sp. RerS4 includes these proteins:
- the atpA gene encoding F0F1 ATP synthase subunit alpha yields the protein MAELTIRPEEIRDALENFVQSYQPDAASREEVGTVSVAGDGIAKVEGLPSAMANELLKFEDGTLGLALNLEEREIGAIVLGEFSGIEEGQPVQRTGEVLSVGVGEGYLGRVVDPLGNPIDGLGEIATEGRRALELQAPGVMVRKSVHEPMQTGYKAVDAMVPIGRGQRQLIIGDRQTGKTALAVDTIINQRDNWRSGDVNKQVRCIYVAIGQKGSTIASVRGALEEAGALEYTTIVAAPASDPAGFKYLAPYTGSAIGQHWMYAGKHVLIIFDDLSKQADAYRAVSLLLRRPPGREAYPGDVFYLHSRLLERCAKLSDDMGAGSMTGLPIVETKANDVSAFIPTNVISITDGQCFLESDLFNAGQRPALNVGISVSRVGGSAQHKAMKQVSGRLRVDLAQYRELEAFAAFGSDLDAASKASLERGKRMVELLKQGQYQPMPVEEQVVSVWAGTTGKMDDVPVNDIRRFESELLEHLRRERKDLLTSIADGGKMSDDTLSSIADAIAGFKRQFETSDGKLLGEDAPAVNVSK from the coding sequence ATGGCGGAGCTCACGATCCGGCCGGAGGAGATCCGGGACGCACTGGAGAACTTTGTCCAGTCGTACCAGCCGGACGCGGCCTCGCGCGAGGAGGTCGGAACGGTCAGCGTTGCCGGCGACGGCATCGCGAAGGTGGAGGGCCTGCCCTCCGCCATGGCGAACGAGCTGCTGAAGTTCGAGGACGGCACCCTCGGTCTCGCCCTCAACCTCGAGGAGCGCGAGATCGGTGCGATCGTCCTCGGCGAGTTCAGCGGTATCGAGGAGGGCCAGCCGGTGCAGCGCACCGGTGAGGTGCTCTCCGTAGGCGTCGGCGAGGGCTACCTCGGCCGCGTCGTCGACCCGCTCGGCAACCCGATCGACGGCCTCGGCGAGATCGCGACCGAAGGCCGTCGCGCCCTCGAACTGCAGGCCCCGGGCGTCATGGTCCGTAAGTCTGTGCACGAGCCCATGCAGACCGGCTACAAGGCCGTCGACGCGATGGTGCCGATCGGCCGTGGCCAGCGTCAGCTGATCATCGGTGACCGTCAGACCGGCAAGACCGCTCTGGCCGTCGACACGATCATCAACCAGCGCGACAACTGGCGCTCGGGCGACGTGAACAAGCAGGTCCGCTGCATCTACGTCGCCATCGGCCAGAAGGGCTCGACCATCGCGTCCGTTCGCGGCGCCCTGGAAGAGGCCGGCGCGCTCGAGTACACGACGATCGTCGCCGCCCCGGCGTCCGACCCGGCCGGCTTCAAGTACCTGGCGCCCTACACCGGTTCCGCCATCGGCCAGCACTGGATGTACGCCGGCAAGCACGTCCTGATCATCTTCGACGACCTGTCGAAGCAGGCCGACGCCTACCGCGCCGTGTCGCTGCTGCTGCGCCGCCCGCCGGGCCGTGAGGCCTACCCGGGTGACGTCTTCTACCTGCACTCCCGTCTGCTGGAGCGTTGCGCGAAGCTCTCCGACGACATGGGCGCGGGCTCGATGACCGGTCTGCCGATCGTCGAGACCAAGGCCAACGACGTCTCGGCGTTCATCCCGACCAACGTCATCTCCATCACCGACGGCCAGTGCTTCCTGGAGTCCGACCTGTTCAACGCGGGCCAGCGCCCGGCGCTGAACGTCGGTATCTCGGTCTCCCGCGTCGGTGGTTCCGCGCAGCACAAGGCCATGAAGCAGGTTTCCGGCCGTCTGCGCGTCGACCTGGCCCAGTACCGTGAGCTGGAGGCGTTCGCCGCCTTCGGTTCCGACCTGGACGCCGCCTCGAAGGCCTCGCTGGAGCGCGGCAAGCGCATGGTCGAGCTGCTGAAGCAGGGCCAGTACCAGCCGATGCCCGTCGAGGAGCAGGTCGTCTCCGTCTGGGCCGGCACCACCGGCAAGATGGACGACGTTCCGGTGAACGACATCCGTCGCTTCGAGTCGGAGCTGCTGGAGCACCTGCGCCGCGAGCGCAAGGACCTCCTCACCTCCATCGCCGACGGCGGCAAGATGTCGGACGACACCCTGTCCTCCATCGCCGACGCCATCGCCGGCTTCAAGCGGCAGTTCGAGACCTCGGACGGCAAGCTCCTGGGCGAGGACGCGCCGGCCGTCAACGTCTCCAAGTGA
- a CDS encoding F0F1 ATP synthase subunit gamma — MGAQLRVYKRRIRAVTATKKITKAMEMIAASRIVKAQRKVAASMPYATELTRAVTAVATGSNTKHALTTEVEAPTRAAVLLITSDRGLAGGYSSNAIKQAERLTERLRSEGKDVDAYIVGRKGVAYYGFRERKVADSWTGFTDSPAYADAKRVAAPLIEAIQKETAEGGVDELHIVFTEFVSMMTQNAVDGRMLPLSLDQAAEESGTKGEILPLFDFEPSAEDVLDALLPRYVESRIYNALLQSAASEHAARRRAMKSATDNAGDLIKSLSRLANAARQAEITQEISEIVGGASAMADATAGSDK, encoded by the coding sequence ATGGGAGCGCAGCTCCGGGTCTACAAGCGTCGCATCCGTGCCGTCACGGCGACCAAGAAGATCACCAAGGCGATGGAGATGATCGCCGCCTCGCGCATCGTCAAGGCGCAGCGCAAGGTGGCGGCGTCGATGCCGTACGCGACCGAGCTCACCCGTGCGGTGACCGCGGTGGCGACCGGTTCGAACACCAAGCACGCCCTGACCACCGAGGTCGAGGCGCCGACCCGCGCCGCGGTCCTGCTCATCACGAGCGACCGCGGTCTGGCCGGCGGCTACTCCTCGAACGCCATCAAGCAGGCGGAGCGGCTCACCGAGCGGCTGCGCTCTGAGGGCAAGGACGTCGACGCCTACATCGTCGGCCGCAAGGGTGTCGCCTACTACGGCTTCCGCGAGCGCAAGGTCGCGGACTCGTGGACCGGCTTCACCGACAGCCCGGCCTACGCCGACGCCAAGCGCGTCGCGGCGCCGCTGATCGAGGCCATCCAGAAGGAAACGGCCGAGGGTGGCGTCGACGAGCTGCACATCGTCTTCACGGAATTCGTGTCGATGATGACGCAGAACGCGGTGGACGGCCGGATGCTGCCGCTCAGCCTCGACCAGGCTGCGGAGGAGAGTGGCACGAAGGGCGAGATCCTTCCGCTGTTCGACTTCGAGCCGTCGGCGGAGGACGTCCTCGACGCCCTGCTGCCGCGCTACGTCGAGAGCCGCATCTACAACGCACTGTTGCAGTCGGCCGCTTCCGAGCACGCCGCCCGCCGCCGTGCGATGAAGTCGGCGACCGACAACGCCGGAGACCTCATCAAGAGCCTCTCCCGGCTTGCCAACGCGGCCCGCCAGGCCGAAATCACCCAGGAAATCAGCGAGATCGTCGGTGGCGCCAGCGCCATGGCCGACGCGACCGCGGGGAGTGACAAGTAA
- the atpD gene encoding F0F1 ATP synthase subunit beta, giving the protein MTTSVETAAATGRVARVIGPVVDVEFPVDAMPEIYNALKVQVADPAEDGKLKTLTLEVAQHLGDGLVRTISMQPTDGLVRQAPVTDTGEGITVPVGDFTKGKVFNTLGEVLNYPEANAEVTERWPIHRKAPSFDELESKTEMFETGVKVIDLLTPYVKGGKIGLFGGAGVGKTVLIQEMIYRVANNHDGVSVFAGVGERTREGNDLIEEMGDSGVIDKTALVFGQMDEPPGTRLRVALAGLTMAEYFRDVQKQDVLFFIDNIFRYTQAGSEVSTLLGRMPSAVGYQPNLADEMGLLQERITSTRGHSITSMQAIYVPADDLTDPAPATTFAHLDATTVLSRPISEKGIYPAVDPLDSTSRILDPRYIAADHYAAAMRVKGILQKYKDLQDIIAILGIDELGEEDKLVVHRARRVERFLSQNTHVAKQFTGVDGSDVPLDESITAFNAICDGDYDHFPEQAFFMCGGIEDLKANAKELGVS; this is encoded by the coding sequence ATGACGACCTCTGTTGAGACGGCCGCCGCCACGGGCCGCGTCGCCCGGGTCATCGGCCCGGTCGTCGACGTGGAGTTCCCCGTCGACGCGATGCCCGAGATCTACAACGCCCTCAAGGTCCAGGTCGCCGACCCGGCCGAGGACGGCAAGCTCAAGACCCTGACCCTCGAGGTCGCGCAGCACCTGGGTGACGGCCTCGTCCGTACCATCTCGATGCAGCCGACCGACGGCCTGGTCCGCCAGGCCCCGGTGACCGACACGGGCGAGGGCATCACCGTCCCCGTCGGTGACTTCACCAAGGGCAAGGTCTTCAACACCCTGGGTGAGGTGCTCAACTACCCCGAGGCGAACGCCGAGGTCACCGAGCGCTGGCCCATCCACCGCAAGGCCCCGAGCTTCGACGAGCTCGAGTCCAAGACGGAGATGTTCGAGACCGGCGTCAAGGTCATCGACCTTCTCACCCCGTACGTCAAGGGTGGAAAGATCGGTCTGTTCGGTGGTGCCGGTGTCGGCAAGACCGTTCTGATCCAGGAAATGATCTACCGCGTCGCCAACAACCACGACGGTGTGTCGGTCTTCGCGGGCGTCGGTGAGCGTACCCGTGAGGGCAACGACCTCATCGAGGAGATGGGCGACTCGGGCGTCATCGACAAGACCGCCCTTGTCTTCGGCCAGATGGACGAGCCCCCGGGCACCCGTCTGCGCGTCGCGCTCGCCGGTCTGACCATGGCGGAGTACTTCCGCGATGTTCAGAAGCAGGACGTGCTGTTCTTCATCGACAACATCTTCCGGTACACCCAGGCGGGTTCCGAGGTGTCGACCCTGCTCGGCCGCATGCCCTCCGCGGTGGGTTACCAGCCGAACCTGGCCGACGAGATGGGTCTCCTCCAGGAGCGCATCACCTCGACCCGTGGTCACTCGATCACCTCGATGCAGGCGATCTACGTCCCCGCGGACGACCTGACCGACCCGGCGCCGGCGACCACCTTCGCCCACCTCGACGCGACGACGGTTCTCTCCCGTCCGATCTCCGAGAAGGGCATCTACCCGGCCGTGGACCCGCTGGACTCGACGTCCCGCATCCTCGACCCGCGGTACATCGCGGCGGACCACTACGCGGCCGCCATGCGTGTCAAGGGGATCCTGCAGAAGTACAAGGACCTCCAGGACATCATCGCGATCCTCGGTATCGACGAGCTGGGCGAGGAGGACAAGCTCGTTGTCCACCGTGCCCGTCGCGTCGAGCGCTTCCTGTCGCAGAACACCCACGTCGCCAAGCAGTTCACCGGTGTGGACGGTTCGGACGTTCCGCTCGACGAGTCGATCACCGCGTTCAACGCGATCTGCGACGGTGACTACGACCACTTCCCCGAGCAGGCGTTCTTCATGTGCGGTGGCATCGAGGACCTGAAGGCCAACGCCAAGGAGCTGGGCGTCTCCTGA
- a CDS encoding F0F1 ATP synthase subunit epsilon: protein MAAELHVELVAADRNVWSGEATLVVARTTSGDIGVMPGHQPLLGVLESGPVTIRTSEGNTVVAAVHGGFISFADNKLSLLAEIAELADEIDVQRAERALERAKSEADAAAERRADVRLRAVAGH from the coding sequence TTGGCTGCTGAGCTGCACGTCGAGCTGGTCGCGGCGGACCGTAATGTCTGGTCCGGTGAGGCCACTCTGGTCGTCGCCCGCACCACGTCCGGCGACATCGGCGTCATGCCCGGTCACCAGCCGCTTCTCGGTGTGCTGGAATCGGGCCCGGTGACCATCCGCACCAGCGAGGGCAACACTGTCGTCGCCGCGGTGCACGGCGGATTCATCTCGTTCGCGGACAACAAGCTGTCCCTGCTGGCCGAGATCGCCGAGCTCGCGGACGAGATCGATGTCCAGCGTGCGGAGCGGGCACTGGAGCGCGCGAAGTCGGAGGCCGACGCGGCCGCCGAACGTCGCGCCGATGTCCGGCTGCGCGCGGTCGCGGGGCACTGA
- a CDS encoding DUF2550 domain-containing protein — protein sequence MLLALLVSGLVVALVVIGLFVFGLRRRLIQRSGGTFDCSLRWGVADEPDVSGKGWVYGVARYSGDRIEWFRVFSYSPRPRRLLERSSIEVLARRAPEGEEELALLSDAVVLGCSHQGTRLELAMSEDALTGFLAWLEAAPPGQRVNVA from the coding sequence ATGCTCCTCGCTCTGCTTGTGAGCGGCCTGGTCGTAGCCCTGGTGGTGATCGGGCTGTTCGTGTTCGGCCTGCGCCGCAGACTGATCCAGCGCTCGGGCGGGACCTTCGACTGCAGCCTGCGCTGGGGCGTGGCCGACGAGCCCGACGTCTCGGGCAAGGGCTGGGTCTACGGGGTCGCCCGCTACAGCGGTGACCGGATCGAATGGTTCCGGGTGTTCTCGTACTCCCCGCGCCCGCGCCGGCTGCTGGAGCGTTCCTCCATCGAGGTGCTCGCCCGCCGCGCGCCCGAGGGCGAGGAAGAGCTGGCCCTGCTGTCCGACGCCGTCGTGCTCGGCTGTTCCCACCAGGGGACGCGCCTGGAGCTGGCGATGAGCGAGGACGCGCTGACCGGCTTCCTGGCCTGGCTGGAGGCGGCGCCGCCCGGCCAGCGGGTGAACGTGGCTTAA
- a CDS encoding glycoside hydrolase family 18 chitinase, whose amino-acid sequence MVGLAGPAQAATAASATYTKVSDWGSGFEGKWTVKNTGTTTINSWTVEWDYPSGTQVTSAWDATVTSSGTHWTAKNVGWNGTLAPGASVSFGFNGSGPGAPSGCKINGGSCDGGTQPGDAPPSAPGAPQASNITETSLTLSWAAATDDKGVKNYDVHRDGAKIATVTGTTLAQSGLTKGTTYSYRVVARDTADQTGASSATVSITTSGGVVDPPNPGDKVKLGYFTEWGVYGRNYHVKNLDTSGSAAKITHINYAFGNVQGGRCTIGDAYADYDKAYTADQSVDGVADTWDQPLRGNFNQLRKLKAKYPHIKVLWSFGGWTWSGGFGQAAQNPAAFAQSCYDLVEDPRWADVFDGIDLDWEYPNACGLSCDTSGAAALKNMMQAMRAKFGANNLVTAAISADGSNGGKLDVADYAGAAQYVDFYNVMTYDFFGAWAAQGPTAPHSPLTAYAGIPQDGFNSEAAITKLKGKGIPGSKLNLGIGFYGRGWTGVTQATPGGTATGPAQGTYEQGIEDYKVLKNSCPATGTIAGTAYAKCGSNWWSYDTPATIAGKMSWTKSQGLRGAFFWEFSGDTTNGELANAIHTGLR is encoded by the coding sequence ATGGTCGGCCTCGCCGGGCCGGCGCAGGCGGCCACCGCCGCGAGCGCCACCTACACCAAGGTCTCCGACTGGGGATCCGGCTTCGAGGGCAAGTGGACGGTGAAGAACACCGGCACCACGACCATCAACAGCTGGACCGTGGAGTGGGACTACCCGAGCGGCACCCAGGTCACCTCGGCCTGGGACGCCACCGTCACCAGCTCGGGCACGCACTGGACGGCCAAGAACGTCGGCTGGAACGGCACCCTCGCCCCCGGCGCCAGCGTCAGCTTCGGCTTCAACGGCAGCGGCCCCGGCGCCCCGAGCGGCTGCAAGATCAACGGCGGCTCCTGTGACGGCGGCACCCAGCCCGGCGACGCTCCCCCCTCGGCCCCCGGCGCCCCCCAGGCCTCGAACATCACCGAGACCTCGCTGACCCTGAGCTGGGCCGCCGCCACCGACGACAAGGGCGTCAAGAACTACGACGTCCACCGCGACGGCGCCAAGATCGCCACGGTCACCGGCACCACCCTCGCCCAGAGCGGCCTGACCAAGGGCACCACGTACAGCTACCGCGTGGTCGCCCGTGACACCGCCGACCAGACCGGCGCGTCCTCCGCCACCGTGTCGATCACCACCTCGGGCGGCGTGGTCGACCCGCCGAACCCGGGCGACAAGGTCAAGCTGGGCTACTTCACCGAGTGGGGCGTCTACGGGCGCAACTACCACGTGAAGAACCTGGACACCTCCGGCTCGGCCGCGAAGATCACCCACATCAACTACGCCTTCGGCAACGTCCAGGGCGGCCGGTGCACCATCGGTGACGCCTACGCCGACTACGACAAGGCCTACACCGCCGACCAGAGCGTCGACGGCGTCGCCGACACCTGGGACCAGCCGCTGCGCGGCAACTTCAACCAGCTGCGCAAGCTCAAGGCGAAGTACCCGCACATCAAGGTGCTGTGGTCCTTCGGCGGCTGGACCTGGTCCGGCGGCTTCGGCCAGGCCGCGCAGAACCCCGCCGCCTTCGCCCAGTCCTGCTATGACCTGGTGGAGGACCCGCGCTGGGCCGACGTCTTCGACGGCATCGACCTGGACTGGGAGTACCCGAACGCCTGCGGCCTGTCCTGCGACACCAGCGGCGCGGCCGCCCTCAAGAACATGATGCAGGCCATGCGCGCCAAGTTCGGCGCGAACAACCTGGTCACCGCCGCCATCTCCGCCGACGGCTCCAACGGCGGCAAGCTCGACGTGGCCGACTACGCGGGCGCGGCCCAGTACGTCGACTTCTACAACGTCATGACGTACGACTTCTTCGGCGCCTGGGCGGCGCAGGGCCCGACCGCCCCGCACTCCCCGCTCACGGCCTACGCCGGCATCCCGCAGGACGGCTTCAACTCCGAGGCCGCCATCACCAAGCTCAAGGGCAAGGGCATCCCCGGCTCGAAGCTCAACCTCGGCATCGGCTTCTACGGCCGCGGCTGGACGGGCGTCACCCAGGCCACGCCCGGCGGCACCGCCACCGGGCCGGCGCAGGGCACGTACGAGCAGGGCATCGAGGACTACAAGGTGCTGAAGAACAGCTGCCCGGCCACCGGCACCATCGCCGGCACCGCCTACGCCAAGTGCGGCAGCAACTGGTGGAGCTACGACACCCCGGCCACCATCGCCGGAAAGATGAGCTGGACCAAGAGCCAGGGCCTCAGGGGCGCCTTCTTCTGGGAGTTCAGCGGCGACACCACCAACGGCGAACTGGCGAACGCGATCCACACCGGCCTGCGGTAA
- a CDS encoding response regulator transcription factor — MTERAGIRVLVAEDQSAVRAGLVLILRSAGDIEVVGEAADGEEAVRLARELRPDLVLMDVQMPRMDGVSATREVVAEGLADVLVLTTFDLDEYVFGALRAGASGFLLKDADAAELVAAVRTVARGEGLIAPAVTRRLIAEFAAPTAVRPSVRPETEAAVASLTPREREVLAALGEGLSNAEIAARLEMAEATAKTHVSRLLGKLELRSRVQAAVLAQELGIQPGF, encoded by the coding sequence ATGACCGAGCGGGCCGGAATCCGGGTCCTGGTGGCCGAGGACCAGAGCGCGGTACGCGCGGGCCTGGTGTTGATCCTGCGCAGCGCGGGCGACATCGAGGTGGTGGGCGAGGCCGCCGACGGCGAGGAGGCGGTGCGCCTGGCCCGCGAGCTGCGCCCGGACCTGGTCCTCATGGACGTGCAGATGCCCCGGATGGACGGGGTTTCGGCCACCCGCGAGGTGGTCGCGGAAGGGCTGGCCGACGTCCTCGTGCTGACCACGTTCGATCTGGACGAGTACGTCTTCGGGGCCCTGCGGGCGGGGGCCTCGGGCTTCCTGCTGAAGGACGCGGACGCGGCGGAGCTGGTGGCGGCGGTGCGCACGGTGGCGCGCGGCGAGGGGCTGATCGCGCCGGCGGTGACCCGGCGGCTGATCGCCGAGTTCGCGGCTCCCACGGCGGTGCGTCCTTCGGTACGGCCGGAGACGGAGGCGGCCGTGGCCTCGTTGACGCCGCGGGAGCGGGAGGTGCTGGCGGCGCTCGGCGAGGGGCTGTCGAACGCGGAGATCGCGGCGCGGCTGGAGATGGCGGAGGCCACGGCGAAGACGCACGTCAGCCGGCTGCTGGGCAAGTTGGAGCTGCGAAGTCGGGTCCAAGCGGCCGTCCTGGCACAGGAGTTGGGGATCCAGCCCGGGTTCTAG
- a CDS encoding histidine kinase: MTHTSLRPHRDDVLLAVISVSAGLLLWSFGVHSNGARDVLPAWAALVPLVVLGAMELLRRTAPRATLIVGTAGMIADTFTVGNLATLLIFTDLVYAAVVYGSPAMARRLPIGTGLLTVAVTIGSVTWLRTPQALLLGLITGVVTFGPALTGATLRNHREAAEAARLRAEQTALLAEMDRTQAVMAERARMARELHDMVANHLSAIAIHSTAALSIDSPATSREALGVIRENSVQGLAEMRRLIGLLRDAGAGQGADAVPTLDGLDALVEQARTNGSGSGLDFVLEDLRPPGAALPTPVELAAYRIVQESLTNALKHAAPGTVRVRVARAAGLLTVGVDSPYGDGPGPRAPGSGAGLVGMRERAELLGGDFTAGAVGTVWRVRASLPAEEKVVAG; this comes from the coding sequence GTGACCCACACGAGCCTTCGGCCCCACCGCGACGACGTCCTGCTCGCCGTGATCAGCGTGTCGGCGGGCCTGCTGCTGTGGTCCTTCGGCGTCCACAGCAACGGCGCCCGCGACGTCCTGCCCGCGTGGGCGGCCCTGGTCCCGCTGGTGGTCCTCGGTGCGATGGAGCTGCTGCGCCGCACCGCGCCCCGGGCGACCCTGATCGTCGGCACGGCCGGGATGATCGCCGACACGTTCACGGTGGGGAACCTGGCCACCCTGCTGATCTTCACGGACCTCGTCTACGCGGCCGTCGTCTACGGGTCCCCCGCGATGGCCCGCCGGCTGCCGATCGGCACCGGCCTGCTCACCGTCGCCGTCACGATCGGCAGCGTGACCTGGCTGCGCACCCCGCAGGCCCTGCTGCTCGGTCTGATCACCGGCGTCGTGACCTTCGGCCCCGCCCTGACGGGCGCCACCCTGCGCAACCACCGCGAGGCCGCCGAGGCCGCCCGGCTGCGGGCCGAGCAGACGGCGCTGCTGGCCGAGATGGACCGTACCCAGGCGGTGATGGCCGAGCGGGCCCGGATGGCGCGGGAGCTGCACGACATGGTGGCGAACCACCTGTCGGCCATCGCCATCCACTCCACCGCCGCGCTGTCCATCGACTCCCCCGCCACCAGCCGCGAGGCGCTCGGCGTGATCCGCGAGAACAGCGTGCAGGGGCTGGCCGAGATGCGTCGGTTGATCGGACTGCTGCGGGACGCCGGGGCCGGGCAGGGGGCCGACGCCGTGCCCACGCTGGACGGCCTCGACGCGCTGGTCGAGCAGGCCCGGACGAACGGCTCCGGCAGTGGGCTGGACTTCGTACTGGAGGACCTCAGGCCCCCCGGGGCGGCGCTGCCGACGCCGGTGGAGCTGGCGGCGTACCGGATCGTGCAGGAGTCGCTGACCAATGCCCTCAAGCACGCGGCGCCCGGCACGGTCCGGGTGCGGGTGGCGCGGGCGGCCGGGCTGCTGACCGTGGGGGTGGACTCGCCGTACGGGGACGGGCCGGGCCCGCGCGCGCCGGGTTCCGGGGCGGGCCTGGTCGGCATGCGCGAGCGCGCGGAGCTGCTGGGCGGGGATTTCACGGCGGGCGCCGTGGGGACGGTGTGGCGGGTGCGGGCTTCGCTGCCCGCCGAGGAGAAGGTGGTGGCGGGATGA
- a CDS encoding cob(I)yrinic acid a,c-diamide adenosyltransferase translates to MVNLTRIYTRTGDKGTTALGDMSRTQKTDLRISAYADANEANAAIGTAIALGALPEAVVKVLVRVQNDLFDVGADLCTPVVENPEYPPLRVEQFYIDRLEADCDAFNEELEKLRSFILPGGTPGAALLHQACTVVRRAERSTWAALEVHGEVMNPLTATYLNRLSDLLFILARTANKEVGDVLWVPGGER, encoded by the coding sequence ATGGTGAACCTCACGCGCATCTACACCCGCACCGGTGACAAGGGCACGACCGCCCTCGGCGACATGAGCCGCACGCAGAAGACCGACCTGCGCATCTCCGCGTACGCGGACGCCAACGAGGCCAACGCCGCCATCGGTACGGCCATCGCGCTGGGCGCGCTCCCGGAGGCGGTGGTGAAGGTCCTGGTCCGCGTGCAGAACGACCTGTTCGACGTGGGCGCGGACCTGTGCACCCCGGTGGTGGAGAACCCCGAGTACCCGCCGCTGCGGGTGGAGCAGTTCTACATCGACCGGCTGGAGGCGGACTGCGACGCCTTCAACGAGGAGCTGGAGAAGCTGCGCAGCTTCATCCTCCCCGGCGGCACCCCCGGCGCGGCCCTGCTGCACCAGGCCTGCACGGTGGTCCGGCGGGCCGAGCGCTCCACGTGGGCGGCGCTGGAGGTGCACGGCGAGGTGATGAACCCGCTGACGGCGACCTACCTCAACCGCCTGTCCGACCTCCTCTTCATCCTGGCCCGTACGGCCAACAAGGAGGTCGGCGACGTCCTGTGGGTGCCGGGCGGCGAGCGCTAG
- a CDS encoding 3-hydroxyacyl-CoA dehydrogenase family protein, translating to MAGKLAVIGAGLMGSGIAQVSAQAGWDVVLRDVTDAALTRGTDGIKASYDKFVSKGKMTAEDAEAALGRITTTTDLAAVADVDIVVEAVFEKLEVKHEIFRALDELVREDTILASNTSAIPITKIAAVTKRPERVVGAHFFSPVPMMQLCELVRGYKTSDEALATTRAFAESVGKTCIVVNRDVAGFVTTRLISALVVEAAKLYESGVASAEDIDIACKLGFGHAMGPLATADLTGVDILLHATSNIYTESQDEKFAPPELMRRMVDAGDLGRKSGQGFYQH from the coding sequence GTGGCTGGGAAGCTCGCCGTCATCGGTGCCGGACTGATGGGTTCCGGAATCGCTCAGGTCTCCGCTCAGGCGGGGTGGGACGTCGTTCTGAGGGATGTCACCGACGCCGCGCTGACCCGTGGCACGGACGGCATCAAGGCCTCGTACGACAAGTTCGTCTCCAAGGGCAAGATGACGGCCGAGGACGCGGAGGCGGCCCTCGGTCGCATCACCACGACCACCGACCTCGCGGCGGTCGCCGACGTGGACATCGTCGTCGAGGCCGTCTTCGAGAAGCTTGAGGTCAAGCACGAGATCTTCCGTGCCCTCGACGAGCTGGTGCGCGAGGACACGATCCTGGCCTCCAACACCTCCGCCATCCCGATCACCAAGATCGCGGCCGTGACGAAGCGTCCGGAGCGGGTCGTCGGCGCGCACTTCTTCTCGCCCGTCCCGATGATGCAGCTCTGCGAGCTGGTGCGCGGCTACAAGACGAGCGACGAAGCCCTCGCCACCACGCGGGCGTTCGCCGAGTCCGTCGGCAAGACGTGCATCGTCGTCAACCGCGATGTGGCCGGTTTCGTGACGACCCGTCTGATCTCCGCCCTGGTCGTCGAGGCCGCGAAGCTCTACGAATCGGGCGTGGCCTCCGCCGAGGACATCGACATCGCGTGCAAGCTGGGCTTCGGCCACGCCATGGGGCCGCTGGCCACCGCCGACCTCACCGGCGTGGACATCCTGCTGCACGCCACGAGCAACATCTACACCGAGTCCCAGGACGAGAAGTTCGCGCCGCCGGAGCTGATGCGCCGCATGGTCGACGCCGGCGACCTCGGCCGCAAGAGCGGCCAAGGCTTCTACCAGCACTGA
- a CDS encoding STAS domain-containing protein, producing the protein MHIRGDHAELAVGGRLDVRSAADARTALHTALDDGHGDLVLDLTGLDSWDATGLGVIMGAHRRAGRTGRRLVLRGVPAQMQRLLVATRLHRILAIEGGLEAESLPRV; encoded by the coding sequence ATGCACATCAGGGGCGACCACGCCGAACTCGCTGTCGGGGGTCGCCTCGACGTGCGCAGCGCGGCGGACGCCCGTACGGCCCTGCACACCGCCCTCGACGACGGCCACGGCGACCTCGTGCTCGACCTCACCGGACTCGACTCCTGGGACGCGACCGGACTCGGCGTGATCATGGGCGCCCACCGGCGGGCCGGCCGCACCGGCCGCCGCCTGGTCCTGCGCGGGGTGCCCGCGCAGATGCAGCGCCTCCTGGTGGCGACCCGGCTGCACCGCATCCTCGCGATCGAGGGCGGACTGGAAGCGGAGTCCCTGCCCCGGGTGTAG